A region from the Dromaius novaehollandiae isolate bDroNov1 chromosome 28, bDroNov1.hap1, whole genome shotgun sequence genome encodes:
- the POU6F1 gene encoding POU domain, class 6, transcription factor 1 isoform X1: protein MSCCAQTWCHNPLPKIHQQKVQSEVWSCVWRRNVGTAEPDGREQPRPCSLKLRPCTFRGRRRVERGDERGGSISCAGRRIPSSPRRKGAAVRGVSADQVNLERRSRRAFPDEQDPREHPAARHEPPSTPEQTHVESLSRLPLPSAAAFPGDAMDTEAVQPQEASLTVNEQVIVMSSHETIRVLEVGVDAPLPAEEDRKALEMPAREVARGSPGETADAAKEDVLPSAGTSGSGDAAGKAKAAPGAASAGAFGQAPSQQPQPMAPLAVQAAPQVLTQENLATVVTGVMVPAGTVTQPLLIPISIAGQVAGQQGLAVWTFPTATVAALPGLTAASPTGGIFKPPIANLQAAAVLNTAIQAPVQPAPPLPAAAQPRPPVQTQSAFAPAPGQPPILPQPAAAPAPPLAKPLETQTQITVQPAGFAFNPGIISAASLGGQTQLLSSLAAAPVITNTISSVQGIAGQILTNAQGQVIGTLPWVVNPPGLTAGAAALPAPNLQVQAVTPQLLLNAQGQVIATLAGSTIQAAAVKKASAPESPAKSEVQPIQPAPALSQPAVVIANPAPAAKATSAPVPITCSETPTVSQLVSKPQAPNAGVDEDGINLEEIREFAKNFKIRRLSLGLTQTQVGQALTATEGPAYSQSAICRFEKLDITPKSAQKLKPVLEKWLSEAELRNQEGQQNLMEFVGGEPSKKRKRRTSFTPQAIEALNAYFEKNALPTGQEITEIAKELNYDREVVRVWFCNRRQTLKNTSKLNVFQIP, encoded by the exons GAACGTCGGCACTGCTGAACCGGACGGCCGagagcagccccggccctgcagccTGAAGCTCCGACCTTGCACCTTCCGCGGGCGAAGGCGGGTGGAGAGGGGCGACGAGCGCGGAGGCAGCATCAGCTGCGCTGGCCGGCGCATCCCGTCGTCCCCGCGGAGGAAGGGTGCTGCCGTGCGCGGCGTGTCCG CCGACCAAGTAAACCTGGAGCGCCGCAGCCGGAGAGCCTTCCCCGACGAGCAGGACCCGCGAGAGCACCCCGCCGCCCGCCACGAGCCTCCTTCCACCCCGGAGCAAACA CATGTGGAAAGCCTGAGCCGGCTCCCCCTGCCCTCTGCAGCCGCCTTCCCCGGGGACGCCATGGACACGGAGGCCGTGCAGCCCCAGGAGGCCTCGCTGACGGTCAACGAGCAG GTCATCGTGATGTCCAGCCACGAGACGATCCGTGTGCTGGAGGTCGGCGTGgacgccccgctcccggccgagGAGGACCGGAAAGCCTTGGAGATGCCGGCGAGGGAGGTAGCGCGGGGCTCGCCGGGAGAGACCGCTGACGCGGCCAAAGAGGACGTCCTGCCCAGCGCCGGGACCTCGGGCAGCGGGGACGCGGCCG gcaaagccaaggcagCGCCCGGAGCGGCCTCCGCCGGCGCCTTCGGCCAAGCCCCGAGCCAGCAGCCGCAGCCGATGGCCCCGCTGGCCGTGCAAGCCGCCCCGCAG GTCTTGACTCAGGAAAACTTAGCAACAGTTGTGACAGGAGTAATGGTTCCAGCAGGGACAGTTACTCAACCTCTTCTTATCCCCATCAGTATTGCAGGTCAAGTGGCAGGTCAGCAGGGGCTGGCTGTGTGGACATTTCCTACAGCAACGGTCGCTGCCCTTCCCGGACTGACGGCTGCTTCTCCTACAGGGGGAATTTTCAAACCGCCTATAGCCAATCTGCAAG CCGCCGCCGTGCTGAACACAGCGATCCAAGCGCCGGTGcagcccgccccgccgctgccggccgcagcgcagccccggccccccgtgCAGACGCAGAGCGCCttcgccccggcgcccggccagCCCCCCATCCTGCCGcagcccgccgcagcgcccgcgccgcccctcgcCAAGCCCCTCGAGACGCAGACGCAGATCACCGTGCAGCCGGCAGGATTTGCCTTTAACCCTGGCATA ATCAGCGCGGCCTCGCTCGGGGGCCAGACCCAGCTgctcagctccctggcagccgCCCCCGTGATCACAAACACCATCTCCAGCGTGCAGGGCATCGCGGGCCAGATCCTGACCAACGCCCAGGGCCAG GTGATCGGCACCCTGCCGTGGGTGGTGAACCCCCCCGGGCTGACGGCTGGtgcggccgcgctgccggccccCAACCTGCAGGTGCAGGCGGTGacgccccagctgctgctcaacGCCCAGGGCCAGGTCATCGCCACGCTGGCCGGCAGCACCATCCAGGCCGCGGCCGTCAAGAAAGCCAGCGCCCCCGAGTCGCCGGCCAAGAgcgag GTCCAGCCCATCCAGCCGGCCCCGGCTCTGTCGCAGCCGGCTGTCGTCATCGCCAACCCGGCGCCGGCCGCGAAGGCCACGTCTGCTCCCGTCCCCATCACCTGCTCGGAGACTCCCACCGTGAGCCAGCTGGTCTCCA AGCCCCAAGCCCCCAACGCCGGCGTCGACGAGGATGGGATTAACCTGGAGGAGATCCGGGAGTTTGCCAAGAACTTCAAGATCCGCCGCCTGTCCCTCGGCCTGACGCAGACCCAGGTGGGACAGGCTCTGACGGCCACCGAGGGACCTGCCTACAGCCAGTCGGCCATCTGCAG GTTCGAGAAGCTCGACATCACCCCCAAGAGCGCCCAGAAGCTGAAGCCGGTGCTGGAGAAGTGGCTGAGCGAAGCGGAGCTGCGCAACCAGGAGGGGCAGCAGAACCTGATGGAGTTCGTGGGCGGCGAGCCCTCCAAGAAGCGCAAGCGCCGCACCTCCTTCACTCCGCAGGCCATCGAGGCGCTCAACGCCTACTTCGAGAAGAACGCCCTGCCCACGGGCCAGGAGATCACCGAGATCGCCAAGGAGCTCAACTACGACCGCGAGGTCGTCCGCGTGTGGTTCTGCAACCGCCGACAGACGCTCAAAAACACCAGCAAACTCAACGTCTTTCAGATCCCCTAA
- the POU6F1 gene encoding POU domain, class 6, transcription factor 1 isoform X2 → MSCCAQTWCHNPLPKIHQQKVQSEVWSCVWRRNVGTAEPDGREQPRPCSLKLRPCTFRGRRRVERGDERGGSISCAGRRIPSSPRRKGAAVRGVSADQVNLERRSRRAFPDEQDPREHPAARHEPPSTPEQTHVESLSRLPLPSAAAFPGDAMDTEAVQPQEASLTVNEQVIVMSSHETIRVLEVGVDAPLPAEEDRKALEMPAREVARGSPGETADAAKEDVLPSAGTSGSGDAAGKAKAAPGAASAGAFGQAPSQQPQPMAPLAVQAAPQVLTQENLATVVTGVMVPAGTVTQPLLIPISIAGQVAGQQGLAVWTFPTATVAALPGLTAASPTGGIFKPPIANLQAAAVLNTAIQAPVQPAPPLPAAAQPRPPVQTQSAFAPAPGQPPILPQPAAAPAPPLAKPLETQTQITVQPAGFAFNPGIISAASLGGQTQLLSSLAAAPVITNTISSVQGIAGQILTNAQGQVQAVTPQLLLNAQGQVIATLAGSTIQAAAVKKASAPESPAKSEVQPIQPAPALSQPAVVIANPAPAAKATSAPVPITCSETPTVSQLVSKPQAPNAGVDEDGINLEEIREFAKNFKIRRLSLGLTQTQVGQALTATEGPAYSQSAICRFEKLDITPKSAQKLKPVLEKWLSEAELRNQEGQQNLMEFVGGEPSKKRKRRTSFTPQAIEALNAYFEKNALPTGQEITEIAKELNYDREVVRVWFCNRRQTLKNTSKLNVFQIP, encoded by the exons GAACGTCGGCACTGCTGAACCGGACGGCCGagagcagccccggccctgcagccTGAAGCTCCGACCTTGCACCTTCCGCGGGCGAAGGCGGGTGGAGAGGGGCGACGAGCGCGGAGGCAGCATCAGCTGCGCTGGCCGGCGCATCCCGTCGTCCCCGCGGAGGAAGGGTGCTGCCGTGCGCGGCGTGTCCG CCGACCAAGTAAACCTGGAGCGCCGCAGCCGGAGAGCCTTCCCCGACGAGCAGGACCCGCGAGAGCACCCCGCCGCCCGCCACGAGCCTCCTTCCACCCCGGAGCAAACA CATGTGGAAAGCCTGAGCCGGCTCCCCCTGCCCTCTGCAGCCGCCTTCCCCGGGGACGCCATGGACACGGAGGCCGTGCAGCCCCAGGAGGCCTCGCTGACGGTCAACGAGCAG GTCATCGTGATGTCCAGCCACGAGACGATCCGTGTGCTGGAGGTCGGCGTGgacgccccgctcccggccgagGAGGACCGGAAAGCCTTGGAGATGCCGGCGAGGGAGGTAGCGCGGGGCTCGCCGGGAGAGACCGCTGACGCGGCCAAAGAGGACGTCCTGCCCAGCGCCGGGACCTCGGGCAGCGGGGACGCGGCCG gcaaagccaaggcagCGCCCGGAGCGGCCTCCGCCGGCGCCTTCGGCCAAGCCCCGAGCCAGCAGCCGCAGCCGATGGCCCCGCTGGCCGTGCAAGCCGCCCCGCAG GTCTTGACTCAGGAAAACTTAGCAACAGTTGTGACAGGAGTAATGGTTCCAGCAGGGACAGTTACTCAACCTCTTCTTATCCCCATCAGTATTGCAGGTCAAGTGGCAGGTCAGCAGGGGCTGGCTGTGTGGACATTTCCTACAGCAACGGTCGCTGCCCTTCCCGGACTGACGGCTGCTTCTCCTACAGGGGGAATTTTCAAACCGCCTATAGCCAATCTGCAAG CCGCCGCCGTGCTGAACACAGCGATCCAAGCGCCGGTGcagcccgccccgccgctgccggccgcagcgcagccccggccccccgtgCAGACGCAGAGCGCCttcgccccggcgcccggccagCCCCCCATCCTGCCGcagcccgccgcagcgcccgcgccgcccctcgcCAAGCCCCTCGAGACGCAGACGCAGATCACCGTGCAGCCGGCAGGATTTGCCTTTAACCCTGGCATA ATCAGCGCGGCCTCGCTCGGGGGCCAGACCCAGCTgctcagctccctggcagccgCCCCCGTGATCACAAACACCATCTCCAGCGTGCAGGGCATCGCGGGCCAGATCCTGACCAACGCCCAGGGCCAG GTGCAGGCGGTGacgccccagctgctgctcaacGCCCAGGGCCAGGTCATCGCCACGCTGGCCGGCAGCACCATCCAGGCCGCGGCCGTCAAGAAAGCCAGCGCCCCCGAGTCGCCGGCCAAGAgcgag GTCCAGCCCATCCAGCCGGCCCCGGCTCTGTCGCAGCCGGCTGTCGTCATCGCCAACCCGGCGCCGGCCGCGAAGGCCACGTCTGCTCCCGTCCCCATCACCTGCTCGGAGACTCCCACCGTGAGCCAGCTGGTCTCCA AGCCCCAAGCCCCCAACGCCGGCGTCGACGAGGATGGGATTAACCTGGAGGAGATCCGGGAGTTTGCCAAGAACTTCAAGATCCGCCGCCTGTCCCTCGGCCTGACGCAGACCCAGGTGGGACAGGCTCTGACGGCCACCGAGGGACCTGCCTACAGCCAGTCGGCCATCTGCAG GTTCGAGAAGCTCGACATCACCCCCAAGAGCGCCCAGAAGCTGAAGCCGGTGCTGGAGAAGTGGCTGAGCGAAGCGGAGCTGCGCAACCAGGAGGGGCAGCAGAACCTGATGGAGTTCGTGGGCGGCGAGCCCTCCAAGAAGCGCAAGCGCCGCACCTCCTTCACTCCGCAGGCCATCGAGGCGCTCAACGCCTACTTCGAGAAGAACGCCCTGCCCACGGGCCAGGAGATCACCGAGATCGCCAAGGAGCTCAACTACGACCGCGAGGTCGTCCGCGTGTGGTTCTGCAACCGCCGACAGACGCTCAAAAACACCAGCAAACTCAACGTCTTTCAGATCCCCTAA
- the POU6F1 gene encoding POU domain, class 6, transcription factor 1 isoform X4 has protein sequence MDTEAVQPQEASLTVNEQVIVMSSHETIRVLEVGVDAPLPAEEDRKALEMPAREVARGSPGETADAAKEDVLPSAGTSGSGDAAGKAKAAPGAASAGAFGQAPSQQPQPMAPLAVQAAPQVLTQENLATVVTGVMVPAGTVTQPLLIPISIAGQVAGQQGLAVWTFPTATVAALPGLTAASPTGGIFKPPIANLQAAAVLNTAIQAPVQPAPPLPAAAQPRPPVQTQSAFAPAPGQPPILPQPAAAPAPPLAKPLETQTQITVQPAGFAFNPGIISAASLGGQTQLLSSLAAAPVITNTISSVQGIAGQILTNAQGQVIGTLPWVVNPPGLTAGAAALPAPNLQVQAVTPQLLLNAQGQVIATLAGSTIQAAAVKKASAPESPAKSEVQPIQPAPALSQPAVVIANPAPAAKATSAPVPITCSETPTVSQLVSKPQAPNAGVDEDGINLEEIREFAKNFKIRRLSLGLTQTQVGQALTATEGPAYSQSAICRFEKLDITPKSAQKLKPVLEKWLSEAELRNQEGQQNLMEFVGGEPSKKRKRRTSFTPQAIEALNAYFEKNALPTGQEITEIAKELNYDREVVRVWFCNRRQTLKNTSKLNVFQIP, from the exons ATGGACACGGAGGCCGTGCAGCCCCAGGAGGCCTCGCTGACGGTCAACGAGCAG GTCATCGTGATGTCCAGCCACGAGACGATCCGTGTGCTGGAGGTCGGCGTGgacgccccgctcccggccgagGAGGACCGGAAAGCCTTGGAGATGCCGGCGAGGGAGGTAGCGCGGGGCTCGCCGGGAGAGACCGCTGACGCGGCCAAAGAGGACGTCCTGCCCAGCGCCGGGACCTCGGGCAGCGGGGACGCGGCCG gcaaagccaaggcagCGCCCGGAGCGGCCTCCGCCGGCGCCTTCGGCCAAGCCCCGAGCCAGCAGCCGCAGCCGATGGCCCCGCTGGCCGTGCAAGCCGCCCCGCAG GTCTTGACTCAGGAAAACTTAGCAACAGTTGTGACAGGAGTAATGGTTCCAGCAGGGACAGTTACTCAACCTCTTCTTATCCCCATCAGTATTGCAGGTCAAGTGGCAGGTCAGCAGGGGCTGGCTGTGTGGACATTTCCTACAGCAACGGTCGCTGCCCTTCCCGGACTGACGGCTGCTTCTCCTACAGGGGGAATTTTCAAACCGCCTATAGCCAATCTGCAAG CCGCCGCCGTGCTGAACACAGCGATCCAAGCGCCGGTGcagcccgccccgccgctgccggccgcagcgcagccccggccccccgtgCAGACGCAGAGCGCCttcgccccggcgcccggccagCCCCCCATCCTGCCGcagcccgccgcagcgcccgcgccgcccctcgcCAAGCCCCTCGAGACGCAGACGCAGATCACCGTGCAGCCGGCAGGATTTGCCTTTAACCCTGGCATA ATCAGCGCGGCCTCGCTCGGGGGCCAGACCCAGCTgctcagctccctggcagccgCCCCCGTGATCACAAACACCATCTCCAGCGTGCAGGGCATCGCGGGCCAGATCCTGACCAACGCCCAGGGCCAG GTGATCGGCACCCTGCCGTGGGTGGTGAACCCCCCCGGGCTGACGGCTGGtgcggccgcgctgccggccccCAACCTGCAGGTGCAGGCGGTGacgccccagctgctgctcaacGCCCAGGGCCAGGTCATCGCCACGCTGGCCGGCAGCACCATCCAGGCCGCGGCCGTCAAGAAAGCCAGCGCCCCCGAGTCGCCGGCCAAGAgcgag GTCCAGCCCATCCAGCCGGCCCCGGCTCTGTCGCAGCCGGCTGTCGTCATCGCCAACCCGGCGCCGGCCGCGAAGGCCACGTCTGCTCCCGTCCCCATCACCTGCTCGGAGACTCCCACCGTGAGCCAGCTGGTCTCCA AGCCCCAAGCCCCCAACGCCGGCGTCGACGAGGATGGGATTAACCTGGAGGAGATCCGGGAGTTTGCCAAGAACTTCAAGATCCGCCGCCTGTCCCTCGGCCTGACGCAGACCCAGGTGGGACAGGCTCTGACGGCCACCGAGGGACCTGCCTACAGCCAGTCGGCCATCTGCAG GTTCGAGAAGCTCGACATCACCCCCAAGAGCGCCCAGAAGCTGAAGCCGGTGCTGGAGAAGTGGCTGAGCGAAGCGGAGCTGCGCAACCAGGAGGGGCAGCAGAACCTGATGGAGTTCGTGGGCGGCGAGCCCTCCAAGAAGCGCAAGCGCCGCACCTCCTTCACTCCGCAGGCCATCGAGGCGCTCAACGCCTACTTCGAGAAGAACGCCCTGCCCACGGGCCAGGAGATCACCGAGATCGCCAAGGAGCTCAACTACGACCGCGAGGTCGTCCGCGTGTGGTTCTGCAACCGCCGACAGACGCTCAAAAACACCAGCAAACTCAACGTCTTTCAGATCCCCTAA
- the POU6F1 gene encoding POU domain, class 6, transcription factor 1 isoform X3, translating to MLSAFAPAFRVSPPGSGASPRYRTACGAAWDRSVHPKELSQDNDTDQVNLERRSRRAFPDEQDPREHPAARHEPPSTPEQTHVESLSRLPLPSAAAFPGDAMDTEAVQPQEASLTVNEQVIVMSSHETIRVLEVGVDAPLPAEEDRKALEMPAREVARGSPGETADAAKEDVLPSAGTSGSGDAAGKAKAAPGAASAGAFGQAPSQQPQPMAPLAVQAAPQVLTQENLATVVTGVMVPAGTVTQPLLIPISIAGQVAGQQGLAVWTFPTATVAALPGLTAASPTGGIFKPPIANLQAAAVLNTAIQAPVQPAPPLPAAAQPRPPVQTQSAFAPAPGQPPILPQPAAAPAPPLAKPLETQTQITVQPAGFAFNPGIISAASLGGQTQLLSSLAAAPVITNTISSVQGIAGQILTNAQGQVIGTLPWVVNPPGLTAGAAALPAPNLQVQAVTPQLLLNAQGQVIATLAGSTIQAAAVKKASAPESPAKSEVQPIQPAPALSQPAVVIANPAPAAKATSAPVPITCSETPTVSQLVSKPQAPNAGVDEDGINLEEIREFAKNFKIRRLSLGLTQTQVGQALTATEGPAYSQSAICRFEKLDITPKSAQKLKPVLEKWLSEAELRNQEGQQNLMEFVGGEPSKKRKRRTSFTPQAIEALNAYFEKNALPTGQEITEIAKELNYDREVVRVWFCNRRQTLKNTSKLNVFQIP from the exons ATGCTCAGTGCATTTGCACCAGCTTTTCGGGTTTCTCCACCTGGCAGCGGTGCCTCGCCTCGCTACCGCACTGCTTGTGGTGCAGCCTGGGATAGGAGCGTCCATCCAAAAGAATTAAGCCAGGATAACGATA CCGACCAAGTAAACCTGGAGCGCCGCAGCCGGAGAGCCTTCCCCGACGAGCAGGACCCGCGAGAGCACCCCGCCGCCCGCCACGAGCCTCCTTCCACCCCGGAGCAAACA CATGTGGAAAGCCTGAGCCGGCTCCCCCTGCCCTCTGCAGCCGCCTTCCCCGGGGACGCCATGGACACGGAGGCCGTGCAGCCCCAGGAGGCCTCGCTGACGGTCAACGAGCAG GTCATCGTGATGTCCAGCCACGAGACGATCCGTGTGCTGGAGGTCGGCGTGgacgccccgctcccggccgagGAGGACCGGAAAGCCTTGGAGATGCCGGCGAGGGAGGTAGCGCGGGGCTCGCCGGGAGAGACCGCTGACGCGGCCAAAGAGGACGTCCTGCCCAGCGCCGGGACCTCGGGCAGCGGGGACGCGGCCG gcaaagccaaggcagCGCCCGGAGCGGCCTCCGCCGGCGCCTTCGGCCAAGCCCCGAGCCAGCAGCCGCAGCCGATGGCCCCGCTGGCCGTGCAAGCCGCCCCGCAG GTCTTGACTCAGGAAAACTTAGCAACAGTTGTGACAGGAGTAATGGTTCCAGCAGGGACAGTTACTCAACCTCTTCTTATCCCCATCAGTATTGCAGGTCAAGTGGCAGGTCAGCAGGGGCTGGCTGTGTGGACATTTCCTACAGCAACGGTCGCTGCCCTTCCCGGACTGACGGCTGCTTCTCCTACAGGGGGAATTTTCAAACCGCCTATAGCCAATCTGCAAG CCGCCGCCGTGCTGAACACAGCGATCCAAGCGCCGGTGcagcccgccccgccgctgccggccgcagcgcagccccggccccccgtgCAGACGCAGAGCGCCttcgccccggcgcccggccagCCCCCCATCCTGCCGcagcccgccgcagcgcccgcgccgcccctcgcCAAGCCCCTCGAGACGCAGACGCAGATCACCGTGCAGCCGGCAGGATTTGCCTTTAACCCTGGCATA ATCAGCGCGGCCTCGCTCGGGGGCCAGACCCAGCTgctcagctccctggcagccgCCCCCGTGATCACAAACACCATCTCCAGCGTGCAGGGCATCGCGGGCCAGATCCTGACCAACGCCCAGGGCCAG GTGATCGGCACCCTGCCGTGGGTGGTGAACCCCCCCGGGCTGACGGCTGGtgcggccgcgctgccggccccCAACCTGCAGGTGCAGGCGGTGacgccccagctgctgctcaacGCCCAGGGCCAGGTCATCGCCACGCTGGCCGGCAGCACCATCCAGGCCGCGGCCGTCAAGAAAGCCAGCGCCCCCGAGTCGCCGGCCAAGAgcgag GTCCAGCCCATCCAGCCGGCCCCGGCTCTGTCGCAGCCGGCTGTCGTCATCGCCAACCCGGCGCCGGCCGCGAAGGCCACGTCTGCTCCCGTCCCCATCACCTGCTCGGAGACTCCCACCGTGAGCCAGCTGGTCTCCA AGCCCCAAGCCCCCAACGCCGGCGTCGACGAGGATGGGATTAACCTGGAGGAGATCCGGGAGTTTGCCAAGAACTTCAAGATCCGCCGCCTGTCCCTCGGCCTGACGCAGACCCAGGTGGGACAGGCTCTGACGGCCACCGAGGGACCTGCCTACAGCCAGTCGGCCATCTGCAG GTTCGAGAAGCTCGACATCACCCCCAAGAGCGCCCAGAAGCTGAAGCCGGTGCTGGAGAAGTGGCTGAGCGAAGCGGAGCTGCGCAACCAGGAGGGGCAGCAGAACCTGATGGAGTTCGTGGGCGGCGAGCCCTCCAAGAAGCGCAAGCGCCGCACCTCCTTCACTCCGCAGGCCATCGAGGCGCTCAACGCCTACTTCGAGAAGAACGCCCTGCCCACGGGCCAGGAGATCACCGAGATCGCCAAGGAGCTCAACTACGACCGCGAGGTCGTCCGCGTGTGGTTCTGCAACCGCCGACAGACGCTCAAAAACACCAGCAAACTCAACGTCTTTCAGATCCCCTAA